A segment of the Oncorhynchus tshawytscha isolate Ot180627B linkage group LG06, Otsh_v2.0, whole genome shotgun sequence genome:
aggttatGTAGATCAGTAGGAGTTCATTTCAAGGCAGCAAAATGGGAAAACTGTGCAAGGGGTGTTTAGACTTTCACTAGGTACTGTACTTATCCTTCTCTCTGTACCTCATTAGGCAATGataacaccaacaacaaccacgTGAAAACTCCACACAAGTCCACACAAGTCCCAGAGCCCTTTTCATTAGATCTCACTCCTCCCAGTCTAAAGCCTCAAGCTGAGGTTCCTGTGACCAACAGCATCAAGCCTCACTCCAACACCATCCGCCTGGATCCGCTCAGTTCCAGCACGTTACGACTGGACCCTCTGAGCACCAGTACCCTCCGTCTAGATCCTCTGAGCTCCAGCATGCTGCGCCAGGACCCTGTCAGCATCAGCATGCCCAGTCTGGACCCACTAATCCTGGGCAGCAGCCCCAGGATAGGCACCCGTAGCTCCAGCACATCTTGTCTGGATCCACTCTACCTGAGCACCCCTCACTCAGATCTGTCTACTAGCTCCAGCAGGGAACTTCCTGAGCCCAAGACTGACCATGATGACTCCAGAGCCTTCTCAGTGTTATCAGACCCTGCCGTTGGCCTGAGTCCTAAGGTGGAAGGGACTCCTTTCCATAAACCTGAGCCCCCTCCCCCTGTAAACCTCCCTGATCCCCCCACCTCCTCTTGCCTCAAGCCTGGGGTTCTGGTGAGCCACAACGGGCCCAGGTCCAGCTCCAGGGTAGGCCTCCGTGTGCACTTTAAACTGCCTGAGAATGAGACAGACAACGAGAGTGAAACATCCGATAGCCATTCATTTGAAGATATGTCACAGTTGGCCAATAAGGAACCACCTCCAGTCCTGGCCAAGCCCAAACTGTGAGTATTCTAATTAGAGGTTCACAGCAAAGCTTAGATTCATTTTTTTGCTTGATATTGTCAAATAACTCAAGCATAGATTGGTGACTTTTTTTCTAATTTGTCACACAGAAACTGGAGGCCATGGGTAACTTGTTCGACAAGAATAGCACCTATTGTCTATAGGTGGTGCTGTAATAAGCAGTCTCGCTTAAAACCTCATTATCTGAGTTATTGATAAATCAGAAAGTCAGATTGTTCATGCCCATTTCAATCCTTTCTCAATCCACTTCACAATGCTATCAACTTGAAACGTTTTAGGGTCAGGATGAACCATGATGTACCattttaaaggtgcaatatgcagaaattgctccattccctggttgctaaaattctaatagttccccTAATTTAACTTTACCAAacaagtgtagagaatcattgtacaatcTAAACCAATTTGAAATATCTTTctaataaccaaaaatattgtattttcagctggtgtacaaacccaaaagtaaaagatgcagAAACAAAAcctaagaacgggaagcatagcaatagtgcacatagaacagatctaccacttcctAGACTTGCggtcaatgagaatgacagatctaaaacacacatttctatatGAATTTGGTTGGTTTGCCCAAAAcattacatattgcagctttaagtttGGCATTGATATCTTAAAAAAATAAGGAAACTATTAACAATTCACTTTTTTGACACTAATGCTTAAAGTAATCGTAAAAAAATCTTATTCTCATGGACTAAAAGTCTTATTCGATCAAAATGTGGTCTTTGAGCTCATCACAATAGTCCTTAAAGAGTGAGAAAAGAATGTTGATGCATTCAAACATGGTCACACTATACGCTAATATGCTAAAACATCTGTTTTGGGGAGATGCTGTGTTATCACATGCAGAATTGCCTTTTGTAGGATACCTGGAGGCATTAATATCTGTTGGGTGATTGGTTGAGGTTTCTAGGTTGCGTAACGTCTCTCCGAGCCCTTACCAAAACACAAAACATGGCGGACAGTTTCTCTCGAATCGGATCTTAAACCAGTAGTGACCACTAACTACAATGACAGTACACCTCAAATTAAAAGGTTAATCTAACCTAGATTTCATACTAGAGCAATAACTACTGTTCAAGAGGATTTTGTCTCATGCACGTTAATGTCACGTTTATATTATGCAGACAAACAATGTGAAATATTGTGATTAGTATATCTGTATGATCACTTATTTTTGCCCTATTATATGGTCTGAATTTAGTGAAGGTGGATCTATTATTCGGTGAAATTAGAAACTGGAAGTCCTGCTACTTGCACAGTATTTCAGCTGTGAGAGTGTATTGAAGTATTTTGGAAGGCTAATGTGGGGTGTACCAACTGAGATTTAAATCAACATGGTAATTCTTTCACTGATTGCACATAAAGGAAGATAGTTCCTAAATAATAGAGTGCTTGATTTGTTATCCAgctgatcttgtgtcctttctgtcatccgATGAACCCCATGCATTGCTGCTCGCAGCTATATTTCTTAAGTATTCTTCAATGTATTTTGTATCACTTAACTTAAGACAAATCCTAACTTAAGACTAGTCCCAAGACTCAGAGTGACAGCCTCACATGATATGGTGACAACTGTTAAATATCTAGTCAGACAACAAACTATTAGTTTTATCACCATTTTTTTTCCCTAAATTTGCACCGACAGTTGATTTTATGATGAAAACGCTTTATTCTGAAAGTAATTCTAAAAAGTGTTTGGTTTCAGGATGTATTTTTGCGTTTACGGTCCTTGTTTTGAAGTAAAGCAAGCAGCTTGAGTTGTGTGGGCTGTATTTAGAACAGCTAACATTAGGGAGCTCGAGAGGAGACCCTCCCACCTCTATCTGACGTGCTCAGTTTTCATTTGTCTACTGAATACATATCTGTGCTTAACTATGTGGAGATTACAACTACAAAAAACTGAGGATGGTCATTTCTTAATGTAAGTGCAATGTTATGCTTTTGTGCATGCTAGAAATCTTTGCACACGGGCATTGtgtttgtcatttttttgtcggGAAGAAAGAAGTACGTCTGCCTCTAAGGTGAAGTGTTTTGCATAGTGTTAATAATTGTTATTGATTCAGTTATTGATAAGTTATTGTCTCCTTTTCACTTTATGTTATCAAAGTGACTGATATTGAATGTGAAACGAATGTGAAAAATGCTAGGATAATGTTGCAATGAAAGCTTTTCTTATACCAATCATGATACAGCACATTACTGACATTTCCAGTTGCAGAGTGTGTTTAGAGTCTGGATGTTCCTATACCTTAAAAGGGCAGACTATTTCCCCAACCAGCCCCTGAAAGGCACATTGTGGTCATTACCTTTTAGGGAACTGTGTTTAGAGTATTTGTAGTTATTTGGTGACGAACACATTAAGACTTTTGAACAAACAAAATATGATTTTTATTATAGCCTGATCTCAAGTCTGTTTATACTGTCCTGGCAACTTCTGTTGTTTGGCGTGACAATGGCCATAGGagctggcaagacagcacaaaccgatctgggaccaggctaggtttattatacactgagtataccaaacattaggaacaccttccaaatattgagttgcatcccccttttgccctcagaacaacctaaTTTCGtcggagcatggactctacaaggtgtcgaaagcgttccatagggatgctggcccatgttgactccaatgcttcccacagttgtgtcaagccacagttgtgtcaagttggctggatgtcctttgggtggtcgaTCATTCTTGTTACACATGCGAAACGGTTAAGTGTTAAAAATGCAGCatcgctgcagttcttgacacaaaccgcctggcacctactatcatacctcgTTGAAAGGCACTTAaaacttttgtcttgcccattcaccctctgaatggcacacatacacaatccatttctcaaatggtctcaaggcttaaaaatccttctttatcctgtctcctccccttcatctgcactgattgaagtggatttaacaagtgacattaataagggatcatagttttcacctggattcacctggtccgtCTATGTTATGGAAAGAAAAAAAGTTGTGTATACTCAGTATGTAAAGTGTTAATGTTCTTAACATCTTCCATCTCTGTTTTCTCAGAGACCCTGTCCAGCTGCAGCTTCTACACAACCAGGTGCTTATGGAGCAGCAGCAGACGGACACTGAGCCAACCGGAGCCACCCAGAGTCAACCGGAGGCATCTGCCTGGCCAGCCCGAAAGCAACCcgagccccagccccagctccagcacCAGCAAAGCCTACCCCGTTCATCTACCCCCATGCCCCTGCATTCCACCCACCCCGCACCCATACTGACCATAGCCCCAACACCCTTACTCAACTTCACCCCTGTGACAACACTGAACACTACCCCTGCAACCCAGCTAAACACTAGTGCCCCTGCACCCCTGCTTAACATTGCCTCTGCACCCCTACTGAACCCATACGCAACCCAATCTtattttctttcttcttcttcacccctGCTAAACACAAGCCCTGTACCAGCAATAAACACTACCTCTGCACTACTACTGAACACAGCCCCTCCTGCACCCATTATGGGTACCCTGCCATCCCCTCCTCAACTGAAGACAGCTTCATCTTGTATGAGCTCCCCTCCATCTGCCCCTCTGCTGAGTACTGTTCCTGCACCCCACCTGCATACCAGCCCTGCATCCCCACCCTATATGACCCTGCAAAACACCACCCATTCTTCCCAGCTGAACTTAGCCCCCTTATCCCTGCCTAAATCTATTCACGTACCCCAGTTTAACACACCTCTCATACCTCATCTGAATACAGCCCCCACAGCATCTCTCAGCTCCATCCCTGCAGCTTTCAACAGGGCCCCTACAACCATGCAgaacacctccccctccccccttcttAGAACAACTCATGCCTCCCTCCTCAACCTGGCTCCCATTTCGCAGAGCTTCAACTATGCTAGGCCAAAAGAGTTTATCACTGCCCAGactcccctctctccagtcagGAGTCCCTCCCCTACAGAGTCCCCAGTTCCGTTGCTCCACGAGCTGGCTGCCGAGCTCAACTCCTCCAACCCCAACCTGTTCTCTCCACAACCCAGAGTCTTCCCCACCAGAGTCCTCAAGTCACCGACTAGCCCCCCTTCCTTCATGtcttcccccacctcccccaccctTTTGCCTGCTGCCTACCTCAACTCTGTGTTCACCCTGCCACAGCAGTCACCCCCACAGGCAGCGTCCCCGACCTCCAGCACCTCCTCCCCCAGCCCCATCCAGAACCATGTGGCCTTCCTCAGCTCTGTCCTGCCCTCTCTACACACCACACAAGCCACCAACTCGATGGGCCTGCCCAGGAGTGCCCATGGGTAAGACCCTATGGTTCCTGAATTCCCGGGAAACATTCCCAACGTTCCCAGGTTTTTCTATAAATCCTTGTTGGAGGATTCCTAGAACTGGGAGGGAATAAGCAGGGGTGGAATCCTTCAACTCGGAATCCTGCAACCGGGATTTTGGAAAACTCTGGGAACTTTGGACCTCTTACCTTACACTTCAATTCATCATATTACAGTTTTACatattgtaaaatacatttttgctaatacatttgttttgatcCACAGGCCACCTCAAGGCATGCAGAAGAAGTTGCCTACAAGCACTCGTCCCATGTCAGATGTTGACATTCGTAGCAGCCAACAAACCCTCCTCCAGGATATGGAGAAAAAGCTTAGGTTCAATGAAGATTTTATGCGTGGTCACGTACAACAGGTATCGGATATATCCCTTCAATTGTACTGTTATTCCCTAAGGCATAGTACTTccattatggggtggcaggtagcctagtggttagagctttggactagtaaacgaaaggttgcaagatcgaatcccccgagctgacacggtcaaaatctgttgttctgcccctgaacaaggcagtttgacccactgttcctaggccgtcattgaaaaataagaatttgatcttaactgacttgcctagttaaataaaggtaaaataaatagatTGACTGAATATGCAACTAAATGAACGAGTACTTGATTGATGTAGTAATGTGGCTTGGAGTGGAACCAACAAAGGAACCGAGTGATCTCAAATAAATAAAGTATTATTCTTCTACAAATTCTTTACAACCCAACACATTCCTGCATGGCGCATTCTCACTTTCTTCCCATTTGCTATTCTGACATTCTTattacagttctattttgttCTCCTTTTACATCGCAAGTGGAGCAAAGTGATACAATGTGAAACGATATGGAAGAAGTTAGAAAATGCATTCATCTAAACCGAGAGATCAGCAGTGCATCAGCAATCATTCCTTTTCCAATCATTCATTTTCCATATTCATTCATCAAGTACGTCTACCATATAACAACATGCAGATCATTTCAATCACAAATGAGTGGTAGTAACGTGTGTGTGTccattagtgtgtttgtgttcatcAATCATCCCTATCTTCTCATAGAAGCAGACTACTTTTGTGGGGAAAACAGCGAGCAGACCCCTCGGACCAAACATTCCTGCCACTGTCTTTAACTATGACGAGGTACAGCGAACATCTCTCCCTCCCAAACATTTCTTTGCTCAGAACGTTTGGTAACACATTACATTAAGTTGCTCTTAAACCTGTGCAGAAAGACTGTATTTACACCGGTGACAACATTAGATTAACATGTTGttgcagtgcatttggaaagtattcttgaccccttgaccttttccaaattctgtgacgttacagccttattctaaaatgtattaaattgtgggttttttcctcatcaatctacacacagtactccataatgtcaaTGCAAAAATTGTTTTTTagtaatgtttgcaaatgtattaaaatcaaaaatggaaatatcacgtTTACctaagtagtcagaccctttattcagtacctttggcagcgattacagcatcgattATTCTTGGGAATAACaatacaagtttggcacacctgtatttggggagtttcttctattcttctttgcagatcctctcaagctctgtcaggttgaatggggagcgtcgctgcacagctattttcaagtctccagtgatgtttgatcgggttcaagtccgggctctggctgtgctactcaagggcattcagagatgtgtcccgaagccactcctgcattgtcttgactgtgtgcttagggtcgttgtcctgttggaaggtgaaacttcgccccagtccgaggtcctgaacgctctggagcaggttttcatcaaggatctgatttctctctgtactttgctccattcatctacTCTCCCAGGCcctcctgctgaaaaacatccccacagcacgatgctgccaccaccatattttccaactccatgcgggctgtcatgtgccttttactgaggagtggctttcgtcttgccaatctaccataaaggcctgattggtggagtgctgcagagatggttgtacttctggaaggttctcccatctccacagcggaactttggagctctgtcagagtgaccatcaggttcttggtcacctccctgacctaggcccttgtccaccgattgctcagtttgaccgggcggccagctctaggaagagtcttggtggttccaaacttcttccattcaagaatgatgaaggccactgtattcttggggacctaaAACGCTGCAGagatttttttggtacccttcaccagatctgaccctcgacacaatcctgtctcagggctctacggacaattccttcgacctcatggcttggttttgaatttaccacagatggacgccaatcaagttgtagaaacatctcaaggatgatcaatggaaacaggacgcacctgagctcaatttcgagtctcatagcaaacggtctgaataggtatataaataaggtatttctggtatttattttgaatacatttgctaaaataaaaaaaatgtgctttgtcaaaatatttcatccattttagaataaggctgtaccatAACAATGTGTGGgaaaaggaaggggtctgaatactttctgaatgcactgtacatagtaCCTCAGTAAATGCTTAATGGAATTGAACTGGTTTTTGTAATTACACAAGGAATTGGAACTATTCCTTATTCCACTTGCGTAACAACTAAAAAACCACTCAAGGCCATTGCAATTACAAAGCGATAAAAAATATGACGTATTGTGAGTGTAGTAATTACAGCGTCACTATACAGGTATAACAGCAAcgtaatgtaaagtgttagtgaATGTTCAAAACCGTTTTTTTAACTGGTATGTATGGGATGTATATTCATATATCCAAACACTGTAGTTAATTCATCATCCTAATCAGGCACTTTTAAAGTATGTGTTAACTAATATCCATTGCATGAATAATCCAAACAATTTCCAAACTGAAGGTATACGTATTGACCACAGTCATGTAATGTGATGCCCCAAATAGGCTGAGGTATATGACATTCTAAGATTTGAGCAACCTTCAACGTTTCTTGCATATGAAATGTGCATAAAAACTTTCCTTTCAAATGTTACATTTCAACTGATGCCATGGGTCCCATCTGTTGTTCCTCTGAAAGTAatttgtgttgtaatgttgtcaTAATTTCACTACATTTAAAATACCACTAAcattaccactaccattaatctTTTCTGTTCCATTACCTCAGGTCCTCAggagaaaaataaaaaagttgACGTATCAAGATAGAAATCTGTTGGAATTTGAATTGTTGGAATGATGTGTTCTTTGATATTTTTCGCCAGGAATGCTTAGCTTGATATTTTAGTCCAAatgtgttctctgttctctgttttaCCCTCAACTTCTGTTGTATTTTGTGTAGTAGGGATCAGTCCAATACCAAGGGAGAGTGATAAGAGGAATGCCACTGCATGATACATTTTAAGGTTTAAAGCTGCACTCCTCAATCTTTTTTTCGGCCCACAGTGAGACCAGAACAGTTGTCTTTGTAAACTGAAGGCTGGTAAATGTAACTGCCTCTTTTTGCTACTTTTTGAATCAAAATAGATTGAGGAGTACATCTTTAACCATGGTTGGATGTCAATTCCATTTAATTCCACTGGAATTCTAATGTTCTTCATTACTTTTCAATTAGGATTATTCGAATTGGATTGAGTTCAACCCTGCCTTTAATACAATATCCCAATTGATTAGTGGTGATATTGTGCTCTGGGTCTGATTCCTCTGTCAATCCACTCAAGTAAATACTCACCCAAACAGTTTCTGACATGTCTTTTTAGGAGTACAAAGTGTCCAACTTTGAGCAGAGGCTGTTGAGTGAGATAGAGTTCCGTCTGGAGCGCACGCCAGTCGAAGAGTCTGATGATGAGGTACAACACGATGAGAGCCCGACAGGGAAGTGCGTCGCGCCCATATTCGACAGGAAGCTGAGGAACTTCAGGGCCATGGAGGGTGTCCCTATGACGTTCTCCTGTAAAGTGGTGGGGATCCCCGTACCGAAGGTGAGACAGCACGCCCATTGTCTCTAGATATGTTTTCACCCACACTGTTTTCATCCAAAGTAacttacagtacagtgagtacaaAGGTTCTTAGTATGTGATCCCATCagaaattgaacccacaaccttagTGTTGCGCTATCAACactcttaccaactgagccacacaggaccacacaGACGGTCAATGTTTTATTTGCCAACGCCAGGCAAATAAAAAATGTTGGATCATATTTGGGGGTCGCCCGGGATCTGGACATATACTCAAAGTTTGTTAGAAATCTCCCTTTCGCTTCAACACCACTTCAGGTTTACTGGTTCAAGGATGGCAAGCAGATCTTGAGGAAAAATGATCATTATAAGAAGATACGAGAGGGGGACGGAACCTGTGTTCTACACATAGAGGTCACCAATAACGACGATGATGGCAACTACACTGTCATGGCAGCTAACCCCCAGGTAACCGAACCACCTGTAATCACCTTTCTTACCCCTTCACTAAATCGGATTTGTTGATTAATGAATGAATGCTCACCAGGGACGAATCAGCTGCTCTGGTCATTTGATCATCCAAACGGGTCCTCTCCGAAACCGAATGACACCTATGATTCACTCTCAGAGGTGAGCAGGACTGACTGAGTGTGCATTGGGATCTGCAGAGGTAAGAAGAACCCTCTTCAGGTTGGAGAGCCAGCATGATTGCAGCTCTTAATGTTTTGTGGAGGCTACTTACAGTAAGATCCCAGATGTACATATTGCCCAGACTACTGTTGAACAGCCCTCATAGCAACCATAAACCAATATATCGTTAAACCCATCAGAGAAAAATACATTGTTTTATCTCTATGATAGCAACATGAATCTCATGCATCGTtgtatgggctcccgagtggcacagcggtctaaataagaatttgttcttaactgacttgcctaattaagtaaaacatttaaaatcatAATAAAATTAGCGATAGCGATTAGCGATTGCAGATGACAAGATATCTCAGCAACACCAGGGCCAATATACATGTACTGTAACATGTTCAGCACATCCCTACAGGGTGCGGGCCCGCATACAGGAAGTAGAAGAGGGTGAACCAACCCAGGAGCGCTTCTTCCGACCTCACTTCCTCCAGGCTCCAGGGGACATGGTGGCTCACGAGGGCAGAGTCTGTAGATTAGACTGCAAGGTATGTCCTCTCTGGATGAAATAACCCTGGACTTGTAAATAAGCAATGggcatttaatacattttagaatgactATTAAAAAAGATCATTACTATAAACCAGTTAGGATAGCCTTTGCAGATAGATAGGACTGCACACATCTCACAAGAAgtgttgtgtgtttctctgttttcCAGGTGAGTGGCCTACCAAACCCAGAGCTGATGTGGCTGATCAACGGGAGGCCCATCTACCCAGACGTCTACCACCGGATGCTGGTGAGGGAGAACTGCGTCCATTCCCTTGTCATAGACCCTCTAAAacaggacgacgctgggacatACACCTGCATCGCCAGCAACAAAGCAGGACAGAGCTCCTTCGGTCTGGAGTTAAGAGTTGTGGGTAAGAGTTCTCAAAGCAATGAAGCATTTTCAATGAACCCGAATAGTGTACCTCATGATAACAAATGAGTATTTCATGATTATTAAAGATTTATACGCATTTATGATGACTAGGTAATCAGTGAGAGCTTTTGAATAAGTACAAAGTCCAAACCATGAATTGGTTGTTGTAGTGATGTGTGCCATTAGAATTAATAAGTAGTAGTAATTGTACATGACAGAGAAGAACTATTCTTTGCCCTTTCAGAAAAAGAGATGAAGCAGGCCCCCCAGTTTGTGGAGAAGCTCCAGAACACAGGCATCGCAGAGGGCACCCCCGTCCGACTGGAGTGCAGGGTTCTGGGCATGCCTCCACCTGTTATCTATTGGAAGAAAGACAACGACACCATTCCTCACACCAAGGCCAGAGTCAGGTTAGTGTTCCCTAACTAACCTCTCCCCTTCCAACCAGAGAGGTGACTGCCCATCCTGTGGGTGCACTTATATTAAAACACATGAAGACAAGAGGCAAAACAAAACCATGCTTAGCGATGTCGGTACATGCCAAATTAGCTTAGACTTTTTGAGATTAGAATATTGTTGCCTGttattcacacaaaaaaaaacatttaaaaaaaatagatcaCAGTGAATATATACATTTATTATGATCATTTAATTGAAGAGATGAATTTTGATTCTAGCATACACCAGGATGCCACTGGATATGTTTGCCTCCTGATTCAGCCTACCAGGAAAGAGGATGCTGGCTGGTACACCGTATCAGCAAAGAATGAGGCTGGAATTGTTTCATGCACAGCCAGGCTAGACATCTATGGTAAGTTCAATTCAATACAACTTTCAAACAGCTTTATTTTACCCACCAGTGTTTATTGTAATAGTTTTGAATTAGTTAATAGTTGCTAATGATTGTGCTTAAAATATATCAAGATATCAAATAAATGCACAATAATACCCAacgctacagtgccttcagaaagtattcacgccacttgacttttcccacattttgttgtgttacagccggagtttaaaattgattaaattgagattttgtgtcactggccttcacacaataacccataatgtcaaaatggaattatgGTTTTAGAATTTCTTATACAAATTAACACAAAATAATAAAgttaaaatgtaatccattttgaattcaggctgtaacacaacaacattttgaatacatcaagtggtatgaatactttctgaaggcactgtgtctcTGTTGTCTGCAGCCCAGTGGCATAAGCAGGTCCCTTTGCCTATGAAAAAAGCTCCGCGGCAGGGCAGTCGCTATGCAGTGCTGACCGGCCAAGGCCTGGACATCAAATCTGCCTTCCCCACGACGGACAATAGCCCCATCCTGTTCTCCAGCTCCCCTGTGGAGGCACAGCTGGAGAGTGAGGAGCTGTGAGGAGCAGACACACTTCACCAGAGGGTTGTAAAAGTCTGTAACCTTCCCATAATGCACAGGTTTTTCTGAAATTCCAAAAGTTTAGGAAAGTTTGAGAATTttgtcaccaccaccactttaATCACTACTGGCCCTTTGAGTCTACAAACTTCTCTTCTCTGGAGTCTCatagggctggtttcccagacacagattcagccaaatcctggactaaaaagcatgcccaatagagaatctccattgaaagtgcttttaG
Coding sequences within it:
- the LOC112252793 gene encoding myopalladin isoform X1 — translated: MQENSVDQPTSLSQLLRENYLAEARAHQRHSEMSRSDSSSRRLVYGPLKGKMADSAGLDEPQHQLPDLSAFLSQEELDKSVNLACQAIGPEAREERSDVKASPSATSDTPDTQPDPELKEPLPTHPTFLPERRPYPPLSLQDNVIRTDEQIYQPSQPSIQDNSMRTDRQSFPPSIIQDIAVKDNREDIKRPGAGGRNTPAFGLENQSKKEFLNKAADFIEELSSLFKANSSKRIRPRSCKAHRSRANKGQADGSIYSLNADDRERPILLQDFEMEMERPANPFCNQPPEAQGLDMDPGYGHADFPMQDCRTTEEQYDDTEVLEEDEVDEAESPALVEITPGVYTADPICEPPHFIQKLKSREVSEGSKVQLDCIVQGLPMPEVRWFCEGKELENCPDIQIINNSELHSLIIAEAFEEDTGRYSCFASNFYGTDSTSAEIYIEGASSTDSEGEQHFEHVAQLQRTPAQPTAPSLHSVVGAVSVCEEDTPICTKEHPQEATSLTSCQETSAPLPVQLVCTLDLPPVDIVSVLAQEVSTTSPVPVTSTTSQTKTVTTTALPLTQVASSTPPAQVAPIQTTLSENLNGDSYHLGLDVYPQGLDGRPIIAAPVFTKSLQDLLASESQLVVLECRVKGVPSPKVDWYREGTIIEDSPDFRILQKKPRSMAESEEICTLVIAEVFPEDSGTFTCTASNKYGTVSSIAALRVKGNDNTNNNHVKTPHKSTQVPEPFSLDLTPPSLKPQAEVPVTNSIKPHSNTIRLDPLSSSTLRLDPLSTSTLRLDPLSSSMLRQDPVSISMPSLDPLILGSSPRIGTRSSSTSCLDPLYLSTPHSDLSTSSSRELPEPKTDHDDSRAFSVLSDPAVGLSPKVEGTPFHKPEPPPPVNLPDPPTSSCLKPGVLVSHNGPRSSSRVGLRVHFKLPENETDNESETSDSHSFEDMSQLANKEPPPVLAKPKLDPVQLQLLHNQVLMEQQQTDTEPTGATQSQPEASAWPARKQPEPQPQLQHQQSLPRSSTPMPLHSTHPAPILTIAPTPLLNFTPVTTLNTTPATQLNTSAPAPLLNIASAPLLNPYATQSYFLSSSSPLLNTSPVPAINTTSALLLNTAPPAPIMGTLPSPPQLKTASSCMSSPPSAPLLSTVPAPHLHTSPASPPYMTLQNTTHSSQLNLAPLSLPKSIHVPQFNTPLIPHLNTAPTASLSSIPAAFNRAPTTMQNTSPSPLLRTTHASLLNLAPISQSFNYARPKEFITAQTPLSPVRSPSPTESPVPLLHELAAELNSSNPNLFSPQPRVFPTRVLKSPTSPPSFMSSPTSPTLLPAAYLNSVFTLPQQSPPQAASPTSSTSSPSPIQNHVAFLSSVLPSLHTTQATNSMGLPRSAHGPPQGMQKKLPTSTRPMSDVDIRSSQQTLLQDMEKKLRFNEDFMRGHVQQKQTTFVGKTASRPLGPNIPATVFNYDEEYKVSNFEQRLLSEIEFRLERTPVEESDDEVQHDESPTGKCVAPIFDRKLRNFRAMEGVPMTFSCKVVGIPVPKVYWFKDGKQILRKNDHYKKIREGDGTCVLHIEVTNNDDDGNYTVMAANPQGRISCSGHLIIQTGPLRNRMTPMIHSQRVRARIQEVEEGEPTQERFFRPHFLQAPGDMVAHEGRVCRLDCKVSGLPNPELMWLINGRPIYPDVYHRMLVRENCVHSLVIDPLKQDDAGTYTCIASNKAGQSSFGLELRVVEKEMKQAPQFVEKLQNTGIAEGTPVRLECRVLGMPPPVIYWKKDNDTIPHTKARVSIHQDATGYVCLLIQPTRKEDAGWYTVSAKNEAGIVSCTARLDIYAQWHKQVPLPMKKAPRQGSRYAVLTGQGLDIKSAFPTTDNSPILFSSSPVEAQLESEEL